The Aureimonas mangrovi genome includes a region encoding these proteins:
- a CDS encoding TetR-like C-terminal domain-containing protein has translation MTREKVLTSSVATVSRSDDPRYRRSLQALESALLHLLQTRPLDEITITAFVQAAGVTRPTFYQHFQDIADAARRLALKRLDTAFPKPEPFSADFEMTQAALFEHVRKQALPVIRHLQKERVFYLRVLDGAGNAVFFEEVVAFLASRFLPDAFEMAARSSTAERDDLMALMAGGAMWLMVRWLRTAESTTPEEMAERLSAAAVTMIASDAQSGQRPRDGS, from the coding sequence ATGACAAGGGAGAAGGTTCTGACGAGTTCCGTTGCCACCGTCTCGCGAAGCGACGACCCGCGCTACAGGCGGAGCCTGCAGGCGCTGGAGAGTGCGCTTCTGCACCTTCTCCAGACACGTCCGCTCGACGAGATCACCATCACCGCCTTCGTGCAGGCGGCGGGCGTGACGCGGCCGACCTTCTACCAGCATTTCCAGGATATCGCCGACGCCGCGCGGCGCCTCGCCCTCAAACGCCTCGACACCGCCTTCCCCAAGCCCGAGCCCTTTTCGGCCGACTTCGAGATGACGCAGGCCGCGCTCTTCGAGCATGTGCGCAAGCAGGCCCTGCCGGTCATTCGCCACCTGCAGAAGGAACGTGTCTTCTATCTGCGCGTGCTCGACGGCGCGGGAAATGCCGTCTTCTTCGAGGAGGTGGTCGCCTTTCTTGCCAGCCGCTTCCTGCCGGACGCCTTCGAGATGGCGGCGCGCAGCAGCACGGCCGAGCGCGACGACCTCATGGCACTGATGGCCGGCGGGGCGATGTGGCTGATGGTGCGCTGGCTGCGCACAGCGGAGAGCACCACTCCGGAGGAGATGGCCGAGCGGCTGTCGGCGGCCGCAGTCACCATGATCGCTTCGGACGCGCAGAGCGGCCAACGACCACGCGACGGGTCATAG
- a CDS encoding RidA family protein, producing the protein MTIQRFKIGKRMSQAVRAGDTIYLAGQVADDAKGSLEAQTREVLAKIDALLAEAGADKSALVAVNVFLPNIADFDAMNVIYDAWVDTANPPARACIEARLADPDLRVEMTAVAVL; encoded by the coding sequence ATGACCATCCAGCGCTTCAAGATCGGCAAGCGAATGAGCCAGGCCGTGCGCGCGGGCGACACGATCTATCTCGCCGGCCAGGTCGCCGACGACGCGAAAGGCTCGCTCGAGGCGCAGACGCGGGAGGTCCTTGCCAAGATCGATGCGTTGCTGGCCGAGGCCGGTGCCGACAAGTCCGCACTCGTCGCCGTCAACGTCTTCCTGCCCAACATCGCCGATTTCGACGCGATGAACGTGATCTATGACGCCTGGGTCGACACGGCGAACCCGCCGGCCCGCGCTTGCATCGAGGCTCGCCTCGCCGATCCGGACCTGCGCGTCGAGATGACGGCCGTCGCCGTTCTGTAA
- a CDS encoding DUF6311 domain-containing protein, which yields MSHAMPAVSKGERSPVARASVILMGWAAFMIVTGGLILQPSNIGWMETGDGRQHLLGWLFYSRSEWAFPLGLNPAYGLDVSSALIYSDSLPILAIPLKALGTLFPDGGQYFGIWVLACFVLQACFAYKIAGFITADPILRVLIAGFAAFAPPMVWRLHGHISLVSHFLILAGFYLFLCSLTARRPLAFAVLLAAAAAIHSYLFVMVAAIWAASLLQSLWDKRVSFGAAAIEVALAIGLVVIVCWQVGYFSVDGGLQGGGYGLYRANLLTLIDPDGWSYVLKDILGRPGDYEGFNYLGLGILLLLAVSIPFAGRAARSIAHGLRRYPLPSLILLALALFAVTNDIGLASMTIAFPIPAQIDHLANIFRASGRMLWPAFYVITLAVLALAVTSFPRRTGIAVVAAALLVQIVDTSAGWSFRTRLTAEPRGTWETPMTDPFWAEAATVYRNARYVMPRNQAPQWDVIADYAARNGLGSGAFYLGRVDPHAQEAAEHRLLHALMTGRYESASLYFLEDGYAPLAAATLREGDLLSEVDGFFVVAPGWGHCGTCVQRPLPWAPEWLPVPVGLSANMLESANEGFLLYGWGPIEGHGAWSLGDRALLHFADPLPREFRIEFTARAFGPNAGEPFEMVVAGVSQTFLLDTEPTHVALRFEVPTDTATIEIRIPRPTSPRDLGINIDGRELGLGIIDFTISP from the coding sequence ATGAGCCACGCCATGCCGGCAGTATCGAAGGGCGAGCGATCTCCCGTTGCTCGAGCATCGGTCATCCTGATGGGCTGGGCCGCCTTCATGATCGTCACGGGGGGATTGATCCTTCAGCCGAGCAATATCGGGTGGATGGAGACGGGCGATGGCCGGCAGCATCTTCTGGGCTGGCTGTTCTACAGCAGATCCGAGTGGGCGTTTCCGCTCGGGCTGAACCCGGCCTACGGGCTGGATGTATCGAGCGCCCTGATCTACTCGGACTCACTGCCGATCCTGGCGATCCCGCTTAAGGCGCTGGGCACGCTCTTCCCGGATGGCGGCCAGTATTTCGGCATCTGGGTTCTCGCGTGCTTCGTCCTCCAAGCCTGTTTCGCGTACAAAATCGCTGGCTTCATCACCGCTGATCCGATCCTTCGCGTTCTGATCGCCGGTTTCGCGGCTTTCGCTCCGCCAATGGTCTGGCGCCTTCACGGGCATATCAGCCTCGTCTCGCACTTCCTGATCCTTGCCGGATTCTATCTGTTCCTGTGTTCGCTGACGGCGCGCCGGCCGCTCGCCTTCGCGGTGCTCCTGGCGGCCGCGGCGGCGATCCACTCCTATCTATTCGTCATGGTCGCGGCGATCTGGGCGGCCAGCCTTCTGCAAAGCCTGTGGGACAAACGCGTATCGTTCGGTGCTGCGGCCATCGAAGTCGCCCTCGCGATCGGGCTGGTTGTGATCGTCTGCTGGCAAGTCGGCTATTTCAGCGTCGATGGGGGGCTGCAGGGCGGCGGTTACGGCTTGTACCGTGCGAACCTCCTGACGTTGATCGACCCTGACGGATGGAGCTACGTCCTCAAAGACATCCTGGGGCGGCCCGGAGACTATGAGGGCTTCAACTATCTCGGGCTCGGCATCCTCCTTCTCCTCGCCGTCTCCATTCCCTTTGCCGGCAGAGCCGCTCGGTCCATCGCACACGGCTTGCGGCGCTACCCGCTGCCTTCACTGATCCTGCTCGCGCTCGCGCTTTTCGCGGTGACGAACGACATCGGTCTCGCTTCGATGACGATCGCGTTTCCCATTCCGGCGCAGATCGACCATCTGGCGAACATCTTCCGGGCGTCGGGGCGGATGCTCTGGCCGGCCTTCTACGTCATCACGCTTGCGGTCCTCGCCCTCGCTGTCACCTCATTCCCGCGACGGACAGGCATCGCAGTGGTCGCGGCGGCCTTGCTCGTGCAGATCGTAGACACCAGCGCCGGATGGTCCTTCCGCACGCGACTGACGGCCGAGCCCAGGGGGACGTGGGAGACACCCATGACCGATCCGTTCTGGGCCGAGGCTGCGACGGTCTATCGAAACGCGCGCTATGTGATGCCTCGAAACCAGGCGCCGCAATGGGACGTGATTGCCGACTACGCGGCACGGAACGGTCTGGGGTCGGGAGCCTTCTACCTCGGCCGAGTCGATCCTCATGCGCAGGAAGCGGCTGAGCACCGCCTGCTCCACGCTTTGATGACCGGCCGATACGAAAGCGCCTCACTCTATTTTCTTGAAGACGGCTACGCGCCGCTCGCCGCGGCGACTCTGCGGGAGGGAGACCTCCTCAGCGAGGTCGACGGCTTCTTCGTTGTCGCGCCGGGCTGGGGCCATTGCGGAACCTGCGTGCAACGGCCGCTGCCCTGGGCGCCTGAATGGTTGCCGGTCCCCGTCGGGCTGTCGGCGAACATGCTCGAGAGCGCGAATGAGGGCTTCCTGCTTTACGGGTGGGGACCCATCGAGGGGCATGGTGCGTGGTCCCTCGGCGATCGCGCCTTGCTCCACTTCGCCGATCCGCTACCGCGCGAATTCCGGATCGAATTCACCGCGCGCGCTTTCGGTCCCAACGCGGGAGAGCCCTTCGAGATGGTCGTTGCGGGGGTCTCTCAGACCTTCCTGCTCGACACGGAACCCACTCACGTCGCGCTGCGCTTCGAAGTGCCCACCGACACGGCAACCATCGAGATCAGGATTCCACGACCGACCTCTCCACGCGATCTGGGGATCAACATCGACGGCCGTGAACTCGGACTCGGCATCATCGACTTCACGATCTCGCCCTGA
- a CDS encoding alpha/beta hydrolase has protein sequence MTPSPARRAAIGAVLALSLALGGCLARPQPGVLQSMGETVEGAEVVKILAMTTRGRAAPDANVFTTERVSSPNLSAFTISVPPTHEPGRIEWPERSIDPATTFATLDQGILTTRGFYEAAANPENGGRDVTVFVHGYNTSFVEALYRLAQMRADTGEDGSAVLFAWPSEEAIAGYMADREAVTYSRDALAQMLAEFARDRRIGSINLVAHSMGGWLTMEALRQLRLTGQGDVLDRLSVVLAAPDIDVDVFESQLRVLGPMDPPLTVLVSTDDRALLVSNRLGGARDRVGALDINDVRVQELAARDNVAIVDISSVQSADGLNHSRFAQLAALYPQGSEGEDEDAGFQIRQAGAFVFNAAGRTIASPFDLIGQILDPQQ, from the coding sequence ATGACACCATCCCCCGCCAGGCGCGCCGCGATCGGCGCCGTGCTCGCCCTCTCCCTAGCCCTCGGGGGCTGCCTGGCGCGCCCGCAGCCGGGCGTCCTCCAGTCGATGGGCGAGACGGTGGAGGGCGCCGAGGTCGTGAAGATCCTGGCGATGACGACCCGCGGTCGCGCGGCGCCGGACGCCAACGTCTTCACGACCGAGCGGGTATCCAGCCCCAACCTGTCCGCGTTCACGATCTCCGTGCCGCCGACCCACGAGCCCGGCAGGATCGAGTGGCCCGAGCGGAGCATCGATCCGGCAACGACCTTCGCGACTCTAGATCAGGGCATCCTGACGACGCGCGGCTTCTACGAGGCTGCGGCCAACCCGGAAAACGGGGGCCGCGACGTGACCGTCTTCGTCCATGGCTACAACACGAGCTTCGTGGAGGCACTCTACCGCTTAGCGCAGATGCGCGCCGACACCGGAGAGGACGGATCCGCCGTTCTGTTCGCCTGGCCCTCCGAGGAGGCGATCGCCGGTTACATGGCTGACCGCGAGGCCGTGACCTACTCGCGAGATGCTCTCGCGCAGATGCTCGCCGAATTCGCGCGCGATCGGCGGATCGGCTCGATCAACCTCGTCGCGCATTCGATGGGCGGCTGGTTGACGATGGAGGCGCTGCGCCAGCTTCGCCTGACGGGGCAGGGCGATGTTCTGGATCGCCTGTCGGTCGTCCTCGCGGCGCCCGATATCGACGTCGACGTCTTCGAATCGCAGCTTCGCGTGCTCGGGCCGATGGACCCGCCGCTGACGGTCCTCGTCTCGACGGACGACCGCGCACTTCTCGTCTCCAACCGTCTCGGCGGCGCGCGTGATCGCGTCGGCGCGCTCGACATCAACGATGTGCGGGTTCAGGAGCTGGCGGCGCGCGACAATGTCGCGATCGTCGACATCTCTTCGGTGCAGTCGGCGGACGGGCTCAACCACAGCCGCTTCGCCCAACTCGCAGCGCTCTATCCTCAGGGAAGCGAGGGCGAGGACGAGGATGCCGGCTTCCAGATCAGGCAGGCGGGCGCCTTCGTCTTCAACGCGGCCGGCCGCACGATCGCAAGCCCCTTCGATCTGATCGGGCAGATTCTCGATCCGCAGCAGTAG
- a CDS encoding bifunctional cytochrome P450/NADPH--P450 reductase produces MSEHHVVPQPAVKPIIGNLAEIDAEAPVQSIMELAKRYGPYFKLKIFDRTIFIASSQELVDELCDETRFSKRSHPPLEELRALAKDALFTAYDEEPNWGKAHRILMPAFGPIGVRAMFDKMLDIADQMFVRWERFGPEAVIDVPDNMTRLTLDTIALCAFDYRFNSFYQDEMHPFVGAMVGALQEAGARARRPKLVNSLMLPSARRFEADNRLMREVAEDLIARRRADPSGAAKDDLLSRMLHGVDPQTGETLSDENIGFQMITFLIAGHETTSGLLSFAIHLLLQNPEKLTETRRVVDAVLGEEMPRVEHLAELRYVEQVLMETLRLWPTAPAFAVKPRQKTLLGGRYPLTPDDTVLILQPMLHRDPRVWDDPEAFRPERFAPENAEKLPPNAWKPFGNGARACIGRPFAMQEAQLVLSMMLQRFDFVLDDPSYRLKVHETLTLKPEGLRIRVRARHASAVLVRGAPADRQPQPLRRAAVPETKLSEDAPRLLVLYGSNTGSAEAFAQRIAADAAVHGFAAGVSTMDEHAGSLPTSGAIVVVTASYEGRPPDNARQFVAEIEALEEGALPDLRFAVFGCGNRQWARTYQAIPKRVDAALEKAGAMRIGKRGEADSGGDFFGAFDEWYAAFWPQMAEAFGLEAAEPQPTASLKVSFVRGGRESALRLGDLKQGVVEENRELCETSAPNIRSKRHIEFRLPDGMRYRAGDYLAVLARNPVESVERVLRRFGLAPDTQIVIEATPGSTALPTGRPVACGDLLASYVELAQPATKAQVAMLASATRCPPDREKLDRLAGADHEREVLEKRVSLIDLLDRFHACELDFSAYLSMLPLMKARQYSISSSPLWKPDHVTLTVAVVDAPALASSGRFQGVASSYLAALAPGDRVAIAVRPSDARFHPPGEPSVPLILICAGSGIAPFRGFLQERAAQKASGRKVGPALLFFGTSHPEVDYLYRDELAAWARDGVVTVFPAFSEEPEGEIRFVQHRVWAERESVAALFRQGATVFVCGDGRHMAPAVRQTLVHIFREATGAGEAEAELWADTIEREHGRYVADVFA; encoded by the coding sequence ATGTCCGAACACCATGTCGTTCCGCAACCCGCTGTAAAGCCGATCATCGGCAATCTGGCGGAAATCGATGCCGAAGCACCGGTCCAGAGCATTATGGAGCTGGCGAAGCGCTACGGCCCCTATTTCAAGCTGAAGATTTTCGACCGCACCATCTTCATCGCCAGCTCGCAGGAGCTGGTGGATGAGTTGTGCGACGAGACACGGTTTTCGAAGCGCTCGCATCCGCCGCTGGAGGAGCTGCGCGCGCTGGCCAAGGACGCGCTCTTCACCGCTTATGACGAGGAGCCCAACTGGGGCAAGGCCCATCGAATCCTGATGCCAGCCTTCGGGCCGATCGGCGTGCGCGCGATGTTCGACAAGATGCTCGACATCGCCGACCAGATGTTCGTGCGGTGGGAGCGGTTCGGTCCCGAGGCGGTGATCGACGTTCCCGACAACATGACGCGGCTGACGCTCGACACGATCGCGCTGTGCGCCTTCGACTACCGCTTCAACAGCTTTTACCAGGACGAGATGCACCCCTTCGTGGGGGCGATGGTGGGCGCGCTTCAGGAGGCGGGCGCTCGCGCGCGCCGGCCGAAGCTCGTCAACAGCCTGATGCTGCCGAGCGCCAGGCGTTTCGAGGCCGACAACCGGCTGATGCGCGAGGTCGCTGAAGACCTGATCGCCAGGCGGCGGGCCGATCCGTCAGGCGCCGCGAAGGACGATCTTCTGAGCCGCATGCTACACGGCGTCGACCCGCAGACGGGCGAGACGCTGAGCGACGAGAACATCGGCTTTCAGATGATCACCTTCCTGATCGCCGGGCACGAGACGACGAGCGGCCTTCTGTCCTTTGCGATCCATCTCCTGTTGCAGAACCCCGAAAAGCTCACCGAAACCCGTAGGGTCGTCGATGCGGTGCTGGGCGAGGAGATGCCGCGGGTCGAGCATCTGGCGGAGCTGCGCTATGTCGAGCAGGTGCTGATGGAGACCCTGAGGCTCTGGCCGACGGCCCCCGCTTTCGCCGTGAAGCCGCGCCAGAAGACGCTTCTGGGCGGGCGCTACCCGTTGACCCCGGACGACACGGTCCTCATCCTCCAGCCGATGCTGCACCGCGATCCGAGGGTGTGGGACGATCCGGAAGCCTTTCGGCCCGAGCGCTTCGCCCCAGAAAACGCCGAAAAGCTGCCGCCCAATGCGTGGAAGCCCTTCGGCAACGGCGCGCGGGCCTGCATCGGCCGGCCCTTCGCCATGCAGGAGGCGCAGCTCGTCCTGTCGATGATGCTTCAGCGCTTCGACTTCGTGCTCGACGATCCTTCCTATCGGCTGAAGGTCCACGAAACGCTGACGCTGAAGCCCGAGGGCCTGCGCATCCGTGTTCGCGCGCGCCACGCATCGGCCGTTCTGGTGCGCGGTGCGCCGGCAGATCGCCAGCCGCAGCCCCTGCGGCGGGCCGCCGTCCCCGAGACGAAGCTTTCCGAGGACGCGCCGCGCCTTCTCGTCCTCTACGGCTCGAACACCGGCTCCGCCGAAGCCTTCGCCCAGCGGATCGCGGCGGACGCGGCCGTCCACGGCTTCGCCGCCGGTGTCTCGACGATGGACGAGCATGCCGGCAGCCTGCCGACGAGTGGCGCTATCGTTGTCGTCACGGCGTCCTACGAGGGCCGGCCGCCGGACAATGCGCGCCAGTTCGTCGCTGAGATCGAGGCTTTGGAGGAGGGCGCGCTGCCGGACCTTCGCTTCGCCGTCTTCGGTTGCGGCAACCGGCAATGGGCGCGGACCTATCAGGCGATCCCCAAACGCGTCGACGCTGCCCTCGAAAAAGCAGGCGCGATGCGGATCGGCAAGCGGGGCGAAGCGGATTCGGGCGGCGACTTCTTCGGCGCTTTCGACGAATGGTACGCCGCCTTCTGGCCACAGATGGCGGAAGCCTTCGGGCTCGAGGCGGCCGAGCCGCAGCCCACCGCGTCGTTGAAGGTCTCCTTCGTGCGCGGCGGGCGCGAGAGCGCGCTGCGGCTCGGCGACCTGAAGCAGGGGGTCGTCGAGGAGAACCGCGAACTTTGCGAGACGAGCGCGCCGAACATCCGGTCCAAGCGCCATATCGAGTTCCGCTTGCCGGACGGAATGCGCTATCGCGCCGGCGATTATCTGGCGGTTCTGGCGCGTAACCCGGTGGAAAGTGTCGAGCGCGTCCTCCGACGCTTCGGCCTCGCCCCCGACACGCAGATCGTGATCGAGGCCACACCGGGCTCGACGGCGCTGCCGACCGGCCGTCCCGTCGCCTGCGGCGATCTTCTGGCAAGCTATGTCGAGCTGGCACAGCCGGCGACGAAGGCACAGGTCGCCATGCTGGCCTCCGCGACACGCTGCCCGCCGGACCGGGAGAAGCTCGATCGTCTGGCCGGAGCCGACCATGAGCGCGAGGTGCTGGAGAAGCGCGTCAGCCTGATCGACCTCCTCGACCGCTTCCATGCGTGCGAACTGGACTTCTCGGCCTATCTGTCGATGCTGCCGTTGATGAAGGCGCGGCAATATTCCATCTCCTCCTCGCCCCTGTGGAAGCCGGACCATGTGACGCTGACAGTGGCCGTGGTCGATGCGCCGGCGCTCGCCAGCTCGGGCCGCTTCCAGGGCGTCGCGTCGAGTTATCTCGCCGCGCTCGCGCCCGGAGATCGAGTGGCGATCGCGGTGCGCCCGTCCGACGCACGCTTTCATCCGCCGGGAGAGCCGTCGGTCCCGCTGATCCTGATCTGCGCGGGTTCTGGCATCGCGCCGTTTCGCGGGTTCCTGCAGGAGCGTGCCGCGCAGAAGGCGAGCGGGCGCAAGGTGGGGCCGGCGCTCCTGTTCTTCGGCACCAGCCACCCCGAGGTCGACTATCTTTATCGAGACGAACTGGCCGCATGGGCTCGCGACGGCGTCGTCACGGTATTTCCGGCCTTTTCCGAAGAGCCGGAGGGCGAGATCCGCTTCGTGCAGCACCGCGTCTGGGCCGAGCGCGAGAGTGTCGCGGCGCTCTTCCGGCAGGGGGCGACGGTGTTCGTGTGCGGCGACGGGCGCCATATGGCGCCGGCTGTCCGCCAGACGCTCGTCCACATCTTTCGGGAGGCAACGGGCGCCGGCGAGGCCGAAGCGGAGCTATGGGCCGATACGATCGAACGCGAACACGGCCGTTATGTCGCCGATGTCTTCGCATAG
- a CDS encoding 2-dehydro-3-deoxygalactonokinase → MTSDESVRRNAFCAAVDWGTTSFRLWLLDAGGAVIAQSRGTEGMERVRERGFETTLAEHLDKIGAPAGTPVIICGMAGARQGWMEAPYRPVPAPLDELAAHAVRVETSLGDVRILPGVAQIDADAPDVMRGEETQIAGLGVQGDTLVCLPGTHSKWVRIEEGAIADFATFMTGEIFDLLSRHSILRHVMDAGEEGDETTFLAAVREALAEPDVLTTKLFALRAGPLLSLADPAAGATRLSGLLIGAEIGAARRRLAAESRKLLLVSSGRLGALYRSALAEAGFDVDTVDAEETTRTALHAMARRLWPSAEENAR, encoded by the coding sequence ATGACGTCCGACGAAAGCGTGAGGCGGAACGCGTTCTGCGCCGCTGTGGATTGGGGGACGACGAGCTTCCGCCTGTGGCTCCTCGATGCCGGCGGCGCTGTCATCGCGCAAAGCCGCGGCACGGAGGGCATGGAGCGCGTGCGCGAACGCGGCTTCGAGACGACGCTGGCCGAACATCTGGACAAGATCGGCGCACCGGCCGGCACACCGGTCATCATCTGCGGCATGGCCGGCGCGCGGCAGGGCTGGATGGAAGCGCCCTATCGGCCCGTCCCTGCGCCGCTCGATGAACTCGCAGCGCACGCGGTGCGGGTCGAGACCTCTCTGGGCGACGTGCGCATCCTGCCCGGCGTCGCACAGATCGATGCGGATGCGCCCGACGTGATGCGCGGCGAGGAAACACAGATCGCGGGCCTCGGCGTTCAAGGCGACACGCTGGTCTGCCTGCCCGGCACGCACAGCAAATGGGTGCGGATCGAAGAGGGTGCGATCGCCGATTTCGCGACCTTCATGACGGGCGAGATCTTCGATCTCCTCAGCCGCCATTCGATCCTGCGGCACGTGATGGACGCCGGCGAAGAGGGAGACGAGACGACCTTTCTTGCCGCCGTTCGCGAGGCGCTGGCCGAGCCGGATGTGCTGACGACGAAGCTCTTTGCGCTGCGCGCCGGCCCGCTCCTGTCGCTTGCCGACCCCGCCGCCGGCGCCACACGCCTCTCCGGTCTTCTCATCGGCGCCGAGATCGGCGCCGCGCGCCGTCGTCTTGCCGCAGAGAGCCGGAAGCTGCTCCTCGTCTCATCCGGCCGCCTCGGGGCGCTTTATCGCAGCGCCCTTGCCGAAGCGGGCTTCGACGTCGATACGGTCGATGCCGAGGAGACGACACGCACCGCCCTTCATGCAATGGCGCGCCGGCTCTGGCCGAGCGCTGAGGAGAACGCCCGATGA
- a CDS encoding NAD(P)-dependent oxidoreductase, translated as MDEHSPAAPDIAVGRLEPTVLADNFFDLHPPLDRHEALVEADRCYFCFDAPCMQACPTSIDIPLFIRQIQAGNRAGAGRTILEDNILGGMCARVCPVETLCEEACVREKAEGKPVKIGLLQRHATDAVLASKTHPFVRATSTGRRVAVVGAGPAGLSCAHRLAMLGHEVVLFDARPKPGGLNEYGIAAYKATDGFAQAEVDFVLSIGGVTLETGRRLGENLDLGELRGSFDAVFLGIGLAGVNALGAEGEEASGSHDAVAWISDLRQADDLSSLPVGRRVVVIGGGMTAVDAAVQAKALGAEEVTLAYRRGREAMNASRYEQELAASRGVHIRCHLRPVRLLTADGRVRGVEMERTREEGGRLVGTGAFVTLAADQVFKAIGQSFDGAGLDEGATRVAIEGGRIRVDADRRTSLDGVWAGGDCALGGEDLTVVAVEDGKRAALSIHAELTARRDEGASLFERVGEVLSDLSHLVRP; from the coding sequence ATGGACGAGCATTCCCCCGCCGCCCCCGATATCGCCGTCGGGCGTCTCGAGCCGACCGTTCTGGCGGACAATTTTTTCGACCTGCACCCGCCGCTCGATCGGCACGAGGCTCTGGTCGAGGCGGATCGCTGCTATTTCTGTTTCGACGCGCCCTGCATGCAGGCCTGCCCGACGTCGATCGACATCCCGCTCTTCATCCGGCAGATCCAGGCCGGCAATCGTGCCGGCGCCGGCCGCACCATCCTCGAGGACAACATTCTTGGCGGCATGTGCGCGCGCGTCTGCCCGGTCGAGACGCTGTGCGAGGAGGCGTGCGTTCGCGAAAAGGCCGAGGGCAAGCCGGTAAAGATCGGCCTCCTCCAGCGCCACGCGACCGATGCCGTCCTGGCGAGCAAAACGCATCCCTTCGTAAGGGCGACGTCCACCGGGCGGCGCGTGGCTGTGGTCGGCGCCGGCCCCGCCGGCCTTTCCTGCGCCCATCGCCTCGCCATGCTCGGGCACGAGGTTGTCCTGTTCGATGCACGGCCGAAGCCCGGCGGCCTCAACGAGTATGGGATCGCCGCCTACAAAGCGACGGACGGCTTCGCACAGGCCGAAGTCGATTTCGTTCTGTCCATCGGCGGCGTCACGCTGGAGACGGGGCGGCGGCTCGGCGAAAACCTCGATCTCGGCGAACTTCGTGGCTCGTTCGACGCGGTCTTCCTCGGCATCGGGCTTGCCGGCGTCAACGCGCTCGGCGCCGAAGGCGAGGAGGCCTCCGGCAGCCACGATGCCGTCGCGTGGATTTCCGATCTGCGTCAGGCGGACGACCTGTCGAGCCTTCCGGTCGGGCGGCGCGTCGTCGTCATCGGCGGGGGCATGACGGCGGTCGATGCGGCGGTGCAGGCGAAGGCGCTTGGCGCCGAGGAGGTGACGCTCGCCTATCGACGGGGGCGCGAGGCGATGAACGCCTCGCGCTACGAGCAGGAACTCGCGGCCTCGCGCGGGGTCCACATCCGTTGCCATCTGCGCCCGGTGCGGCTTTTGACGGCGGACGGACGCGTGCGCGGTGTCGAGATGGAGCGTACGCGCGAGGAGGGCGGGCGCCTCGTCGGCACCGGCGCGTTCGTGACGCTGGCGGCCGATCAGGTCTTCAAGGCGATCGGCCAGTCTTTCGATGGCGCCGGCCTCGACGAAGGGGCCACGCGCGTCGCCATCGAGGGCGGCCGCATCCGCGTCGACGCGGATCGCCGCACCAGCCTCGATGGCGTCTGGGCCGGCGGTGACTGCGCGCTTGGCGGCGAGGACCTCACCGTCGTCGCCGTGGAGGACGGCAAGCGCGCCGCGCTGAGCATCCATGCCGAGTTGACCGCCAGGCGGGACGAGGGCGCGAGCCTTTTCGAGCGCGTCGGGGAGGTGCTGTCCGACCTTTCCCATCTCGTGCGGCCTTAA
- a CDS encoding 2-dehydro-3-deoxy-6-phosphogalactonate aldolase, giving the protein MTACPAWPQLRRPLVAILRGLGPADAEAVADALVEEGFEAIEVPLNSPDPFVSIERMARRHGEATLIGAGTVLTPEAVDKLADTGARLMVTPNVDAAVIRRAAERGLIAMPGVLTPSEALAALAAGASALKFFPASVLGAGGIAAIRAILPTGTTIGAVGGISEKDFSAYMASGIETFGLGSSLYRPGDSAQAVREKARLAVAAFDAAKAAR; this is encoded by the coding sequence ATGACCGCCTGTCCTGCATGGCCGCAGCTTCGCCGGCCGCTCGTCGCCATCCTGCGCGGCCTTGGCCCGGCAGATGCCGAAGCCGTCGCCGATGCCCTCGTCGAGGAGGGCTTCGAGGCGATCGAGGTGCCGCTGAACTCCCCGGACCCTTTCGTATCGATCGAGCGCATGGCGCGCCGGCACGGCGAGGCGACGCTGATCGGCGCAGGCACCGTGTTGACGCCCGAGGCGGTGGACAAGCTGGCCGACACCGGCGCGCGCCTCATGGTGACGCCGAATGTGGACGCGGCGGTGATCAGGCGCGCCGCCGAGCGCGGCCTCATCGCGATGCCAGGCGTCCTGACGCCGAGCGAGGCTCTGGCGGCGCTCGCGGCGGGCGCCTCGGCGCTGAAGTTCTTTCCGGCCAGCGTTCTCGGTGCCGGCGGCATCGCCGCAATCCGCGCCATCTTGCCCACTGGCACGACGATCGGCGCGGTGGGCGGCATCTCGGAAAAGGATTTCTCGGCCTATATGGCGAGCGGCATCGAGACCTTCGGTCTCGGCTCCAGCCTCTACCGCCCCGGCGACAGCGCGCAAGCGGTTCGCGAAAAAGCCAGGCTCGCGGTAGCGGCCTTCGACGCGGCCAAGGCGGCGCGCTGA